From a single Oreochromis niloticus isolate F11D_XX linkage group LG3, O_niloticus_UMD_NMBU, whole genome shotgun sequence genomic region:
- the LOC109194273 gene encoding butyrophilin subfamily 1 member A1 isoform X1: MSSVAVFLCLLVIPVSGLKELKVNPGEDASLQCQGPRDAEITLLEWNRADLKSDDYVFLYRNQRPYESYQHVSFRGRVDLMDPSMKDGNVSVMLRNVSINDTGTYKCQITTKETESVVHECSINLTVTSSDKHTKEFQTESKDGGERLIWSGLWEHQPKQRRPDLLLTSHFLQRVLEPPLSGKNETSRCCCSFVWGGGCFEKDQQNQH; encoded by the exons ATGTCGTCCGTTGCGGTTTTCCTGTGTTTGCTGGTCATCCCGGTTTCCGGATTAAAAG AGCTCAAAGTGAATCCTGGAGAAGACGCCTCTCTTCAGTGTCAGGGTCCCAGAGATGCAGAGATCACCCTGTTGGAGTGGAACAGAGCTGACCTCAAATCAGATGATTATGTCTTCTTGTACAGAAACCAGCGCCCGTATGAAAGCTACCAACATGTGTCCTTTAGAGGCCGAGTGGACCTGATGGATCCATCCATGAAGGATGGAAATGTTTCAGTGATGCTGAGGAATGTAAGTATCAACGATACAGGAACGTACAAGTGTCAGATTACAACCAAGGAAACAGAAAGTGTCGTCCATGAGTGCTCCATCAACCTCACAGTCACATCCTCAG ATAAACACACCAAGGAGTTCCAGACTGAGTCCAAGGATGGAGGAGAGAGG CTTATCTGGAGTGGGCTATGGGAGCaccagcctaagcagagaaggcCAGACCTCCTTCTCACCAGCCACTtcctccagcgtgtcctggagCCTCCTCTCAGTGGAAAAAATGAAACGAGTAGGTGTTGTTGTAgttttgtttggggggggggttgttttgaGAAAGACCAACAGAATCAGCATTAA
- the LOC109194273 gene encoding butyrophilin subfamily 1 member A1 isoform X2, which translates to MSSVAVFLCLLVIPVSGLKELKVNPGEDASLQCQGPRDAEITLLEWNRADLKSDDYVFLYRNQRPYESYQHVSFRGRVDLMDPSMKDGNVSVMLRNVSINDTGTYKCQITTKETESVVHECSINLTVTSSDKHTKEFQTESKDGGERVKCLSVIILVLSVFVVLITDIM; encoded by the exons ATGTCGTCCGTTGCGGTTTTCCTGTGTTTGCTGGTCATCCCGGTTTCCGGATTAAAAG AGCTCAAAGTGAATCCTGGAGAAGACGCCTCTCTTCAGTGTCAGGGTCCCAGAGATGCAGAGATCACCCTGTTGGAGTGGAACAGAGCTGACCTCAAATCAGATGATTATGTCTTCTTGTACAGAAACCAGCGCCCGTATGAAAGCTACCAACATGTGTCCTTTAGAGGCCGAGTGGACCTGATGGATCCATCCATGAAGGATGGAAATGTTTCAGTGATGCTGAGGAATGTAAGTATCAACGATACAGGAACGTACAAGTGTCAGATTACAACCAAGGAAACAGAAAGTGTCGTCCATGAGTGCTCCATCAACCTCACAGTCACATCCTCAG ATAAACACACCAAGGAGTTCCAGACTGAGTCCAAGGATGGAGGAGAGAGGGTTAAGTGTCTGTCTGTCATCATCCTCGTCCTGTCAGTTTTTGTTGTGCTTATTACTGATATTATGTAA